In Erigeron canadensis isolate Cc75 chromosome 7, C_canadensis_v1, whole genome shotgun sequence, one DNA window encodes the following:
- the LOC122607302 gene encoding hexokinase-1-like — translation MMGKVTVGVAVVGAAAVCAAAALVVRHRVKSCCPNKCVRASDILKELEEKCATPVSKLKQVADAMTVEMHAGLASEGGSKLKMLISYVDNLPTGNEEGVYYALDLGGTNFRVLRVQLSGQSGIEHQEFAEVAIPPQLMVGTGEALFDYIASELAKFVSDESEKFRLAEGRQRELGFTFSFPVMQLSIDSGTLIRWTKGFSIDEMVGKDVVAELTAAMKRQGVEMRVSALVNDTVGTLAGGRYDDQDVAVAVILGTGSNAAYVERAQAIPKWHGPHPKSGEMVINMEWGNFRSSHLPLTEYDNTLDFESLNPGEQIFEKMISGMYLGELLRKALFRMADEAALFGDAIPPKLKTPFILRTPEMSAMHHDTSSDLKVVGSVLKDVFEIENAPLSTRKIVVEVCNILATRGARLAAAGILGILKKTGRDTIRDGEIPKTVIAMDGGLYEHYTEYRHCLENTLHELVGDQLAKDIKLIHSNDGSGIGAALLAASHSQYL, via the exons ATGATGGGAAAGGTGACGGTAGGGGTGGCGGTGGTTGGTGCCGCGGCAGTATGTGCTGCCGCGGCGCTGGTGGTACGTCACCGTGTTAAAAGCTGTTGTCCGAACAAATGTGTTCGGGCCAGTGATATATTAAAAGAACTCGAGGAAAAATGTGCCACACCTGTTTCGAAACTGAAACAGGTGGCGGATGCAATGACGGTTGAGATGCATGCTGGTTTGGCTTCTGAAGGTGGAAGTAAATTAAAGATGCTTATTAGCTATGTAGATAATCTTCCTACAgg gaaTGAGGAAGGAGTGTATTATGCGTTGGATCTTGGAGGAACAAATTTCCGGGTTTTACGGGTGCAGCTAAGTGGCCAGTCTGGTATTGAACATCAAGAGTTTGCGGAGGTTGCAATACCTCCTCAATTGATGGTTGGAACTGGGGAA GCACTTTTTGACTACATTGCATCAGAACTTGCAAAATTTGTTTCTGATGAAAGTGAAAAGTTTCGGCTAGCTGAAGGGAGACAGAGGGAGTTAGGTTTCACCTTCTCATTCCCCGTGATGCAGTTGTCTATCGATTCAGGGACTCTTATTCGGTGGACAAAAGGCTTTTCAATTGATGAAATG GTTGGAAAAGACGTGGTTGCAGAATTGACAGCTGCAATGAAACGACAAGGCGTTGAAATGCGTGTTTCTGCTCTG GTAAATGATACGGTTGGAACATTGGCTGGAGGTAGATATGATGACCAAGATGTTGCTGTAGCAGTGATCTTGGGTACTGGAAGTAATGCAGCTTACGTAGAACGAGCTCAGGCTATACCAAAATGGCATGGTCCACACCCTAAATCAGGAGAAATG GTCATCAACATGGAGTGGGGTAACTTCAGGTCATCACATCTTCCGTTAACAGAATATGATAACACACTAGACTTTGAAAGTTTGAACCCCGGGGAACAG ATATTTGAAAAAATGATTTCTGGCATGTACCTGGGAGAACTTCTTCGTAAAGCTCTATTTAGGATGGCTGACGAAGCTGCTCTTTTTGGTGACGCGATTCCCCCCAAACTAAAAACTCCATTCATTTTAAG GACACCTGAAATGTCTGCAATGCATCATGACACTTCCTCTGATCTCAAGGTAGTAGGGAGCGTATTGAAAGACGTATTTGAG ATAGAAAACGCACCACTATCAACAAGAAAAATCGTGGTAGAGGTATGCAATATACTTGCTACACGAGGAGCCCGGCTAGCTGCTGCTGGGATATTGGGCATTTTGAAGAAAACCGGAAGAGACACCATTAGAGACGGAGAGATCCCAAAGACAGTCATTGCAATGGATGGGGGGCTATACGAACACTATACTGAATACAGACATTGTCTCGAGAACACTTTGCATGAATTGGTTGGAGACCAACTTGCAAAAGACATTAAACTTATACATTCCAACGATGGGTCTGGCATCGGTGCAGCTCTTCTTGCAGCATCTCATTCCCAGTACCTCTAA
- the LOC122607547 gene encoding clavaminate synthase-like protein At3g21360, with translation MAQEQSLFSEVMSLQTSNELVFPAVLKPNPNIFKPIQLPDAIKANTKWIDSLLLQYSAVLFRGFPVSTAYDFNEVVESTGYDDFPYGGAGARTKVCGRVYTANESPPEQKIGFHHELSHLNESPSKLFFFCEVEPGSGGETCIVLSQVIYDKMKQKHPKFIQRLEEKGLIYNRVMGKEFDSSSAIGRGWKEMFSTDDKKVAEERAAKSGTKLEWKGDNVKVVVGPKPCFRYDEARQQKTWFNGLATSYGVKDQLNDDPSKIVVFGDGEPLPPEEVHDYLNMLDEECVALQWQRGDVLLIDNLAVLHSRRPLLTPPRRILASFCK, from the exons ATGGCACAAGAACAAAGTCTATTCAGTGAAGTAATGAGCTTGCAAACTAGCAACGAACTTGTCTTTCCGGCAGTTCTCAAACCAAACCCGAATATTTTTAAGCCAATCCAACTTCCAGATGCTATAAAAGCTAACACGAAATGGATAGATTCTCTTCTCCTTCAATACAGTGCTGTTTTGTTTAGAGGCTTTCCTGTTTCCACTGCCTATGACTTCAATGAAGTCGTTGAATCCACTGGCTACGATGACTTTCCTTATGGGGGTGCTGGAGCCAGGACTAAAGTTTGCGGACGAGTTTATACTGCTAATGAATCACCACCTGAACAAAAAATCGGTTTCCATCACGAGCTATCTCAT CTTAATGAATCTCCATCGAAATTATTCTTCTTCTGTGAAGTGGAACCAGGAAGTGGTGGAGAAACTTGTATAGTTTTGAGCCAAGTGATTTACGACAAGATGAAACAAAAGCATCCGAAGTTCATCCAACGGTTGGAAGAGAAAGGGTTGATTTACAACAGGGTCATGGGAAAAGAGTTTGATTCTTCATCGGCAATAGGTCGTGGCTGGAAGGAAATGTTCTCGACGGATGACAAAAAAGTAGCCGAGGAAAG GGCAGCCAAGTCGGGAACAAAGCTAGAATGGAAAGGTGATAATGTGAAAGTTGTAGTAGGTCCCAAGCCTTGTTTTAGATATGACGAGGCAAGACAACAGAAGACCTGGTTCAATGGTCTTGCAACTTCATACGGAGTCAAGGATCAGTTAAACGATGATCCATCAAAAATAGTTGTTTTCGGTGATGGAGAACCGCTACCTCCTGAAGAGGTGCATGACTATTTAAACATGTTGGACGAAGAGTGTGTTGCATTGCAATGGCAAAGGGGTGATGTTCTTTTGATTGATAACTTGGCAGTTCTTCATTCACGGAGGCCTTTGCTCACCCCACCTCGCCGCATACTTGCTTCGTTTTGCAAATAA
- the LOC122607495 gene encoding protein PAF1 homolog, protein MASYRPFPPPPPPQSNFGPPPPPPVGPPQPNQYTQNWGYQNSTFQPGGYVAPPPPPPPPVNPVPNQQQFTSYPPPPPPPEAAYPPPPPPSQPAPPGQMYFPSSQYSQLQQPPPPPPPNSSPPSSSVPPPPPPPPSHPPSPPPPPANVPVNNQVKESKHDGYKRQSNDMEKSKWRDPALSHHAGPSRNQSKPAPLPPMPARKSSKVETEEERRLRKKKEMEKQRQDEKLKQQLKESQTKILQKTHISSSGIKPHGSVSGSHMGDRRATSFLSGERIENRLKKPTTFLCKLKFRDELPDPTAQPKLLSIRRDKDRAVKYALTSLETVHKPHLHVEPDLGIPLDLLDLSVYNAPKDEVLHIAPEDERLLQEDVTLTPVKKDGLKRKERPTDKGMAWLVKTQYISPLSTDATRQSFEKQAKELRERRGNALLDNLNSRERKIKDIKASFEACKSHPVHATNKKLQPVEILPLFPDFERLGDQFVVATFDGPPTVDSESYNKMDKAVRDAHESQAVMKSFVASTSDAAKPDKFLAYMVPSVGELSKDIYDESEDISYTWVREYHWDVRGEDADDPTTFLVSFGESEARYMPLPTKLILRKKRAREGKQSDEVEHFPVPASITVRQRSRVSVEMKESESYVGLKGRSSNSRHHSRMDMEDDVNQHHNGMEDDGDMDQFSGGEYDISD, encoded by the exons ATGGCATCATACAGACCATTCCCTCCCCCGCCGCCACCGCAATCGAATTTCGGACCGCCACCACCTCCCCCGGTTGGTCCGCCACAACCGAATCAGTATACTCAAAATTGGGGATATCAGAATTCGACTTTTCAACCGGGTGGTTATGTagctccaccaccaccaccaccaccacctgttaACCCTGTTCCGAATCAACAACAGTTTACGTCGTACCCACCGCCTCCGCCGCCGCCTGAGGCGGCGTATCCGCCGCCACCGCCACCTTCCCAGCCTGCACCACCTGGACAAATGTATTTTCCGTCTTCGCAGTATAGTCAGTTGCAACAACCGCCACCTCCACCACCTCCGAATTCCTCTCCACCTAGCTCATCTGTCCCACCGCCTCCTCCCCCACCTCCATCACATCCGCCTTCGCCTCCCCCACCTCCTGCGAATGTGCCTGTAAATAACCAAGTTAAGGAAAGTAAACACGATGGGTATAAAAGGCAGTCGAATGATATGGAGAAATCTAAATGGCGTGACCCGGCGCTTTCCCATCATGCGGGTCCGTCTAGAAATCAGTCCAAGCCTGCTCCTTTGCCGCCTATGCCTGCAAGAAAATCAAGTAAGGTCGAGACTGAAGAAGAAAGGAGGCTACGTAAGAAGAAAGAAATGGAAAAGCAAAGGCAGGACGAAAAACTTAAGCAGCAGTTGAAGGAATCTCAAACTAAAATCCTCCAAAAGACCCATATTTCATCTTCGGGGATCAAGCCGCATGGTTCGGTTAGTGGCTCACATATGGGTGATAGAAGGGCTACATCATTCTTGAGCGGTGAAAGGATAGAGAATCGCCTGAAGAAGCCAACGACCTTCCTTTGCAAGTTGAA ATTCCGGGACGAGTTACCAGATCCAACAGCTCAACCAAAGCTTCTGTCTATTAGGAGAGATAAAGATCG AGCTGTCAAATATGCTCTCACTTCACTGGAAACGGTGCATAAGCCTCACTTGCATGTTGAGCCAGACCTTGGGATACCACTTGACCTACTTGATCTCAGTGTCTACAA TGCTCCAAAGGATGAAGTACTACATATTGCTCCTGAAGACGAGAGATTGTTGCAGGAGGATGTTACTTTGACCCCTGTTAAAAAAGATGGGTTAAAAAGAAAGGAGCGTCCCACGGATAAAGGGATGGCTTGGCTTGTCAAGACGCAATATATCTCTCCTCTTAGCACGGATGCAACAAGACAG TCATTTGAAAAACAAGCGAAAGAACTACGGGAGAGGCGTGGAAATGCCCTACTGGACAACCTTAATAGTAG GGAAAGGAAAATCAAGGACATCAAGGCTTCATTCGAGGCTTGCAAGTCGCACCCAGTTCATGCAACTAACAAAAAGTTGCAGCCTGTCGAAATTTTGCCATTATTTCCTGATTTTGAACG GCTGGGTGATCAATTCGTTGTTGCAACCTTTGATGGTCCTCCTACTGTTGATTCAGAAAGCTACAACAAAATGGACAAAGCTGTTAGGGATGCCCATGAATCTCAG GCTGTCATGAAAAGTTTTGTGGCAAGCACCTCGGATGCAGCTAAACCTGACAAATTCTTGGCTTACATGGTTCCTTCGGTTGGCGAG CTATCAAAGGATATATATGATGAAAGTGAAGATATATCTTACACGTGGGTTCGTGAATATCACTGGGAT GTTCGGGGTGAGGATGCAGATGATCCTACGACTTTCTTGGTGTCATTTGGGGAATCAGAGGCTCGCTACAtg CCTCTGCCAACAAAACTTATATTAAGGAAGAAGAGAGCGAGGGAAGGAAAGCAAAGTGATGAGGTTGAACATTTCCCCGTACCAGCGAGTATTACAGTGAGGCAAAGATCACGTGTTTCAGTTGAAATGAAGGAATCTGAG AGTTATGTTGGTTTGAAGGGCAGAAGTTCAAATTCTAGACATCATAGTAGAATGGACATGGAAGATGATGTAAATCAACATCATAATGGCATGGAGGATGATGGTGATATGGACCAGTTTAGTGGAGGCGAATACGATATTTCTGATTGA